In Gemmatimonadaceae bacterium, a single window of DNA contains:
- a CDS encoding carboxypeptidase regulatory-like domain-containing protein, translated as MRPLRPFVRAVLLGLGAATLPSMALAQIGATTDIITGVVRRTEGNLPIESAQIEVTSIETTITRRARTNAQGKFTVLFPDGGGQYRVTARALGLAPQVKGVQRVADEDRLVVDFTLTSNPTVLSAVNVQARQDVPRDNDRPTPGSQERTVNTDQAARLAIDASDLTQLALLSPGLVAIGGSDSSGAAFSVAGLSPDANNITLDGMSFGSSTVPQEAVRSTRVQTSNFDVSRGQFSGGLISSTSRGGSNRMQGNFTYSLRDRDLAVEGEDPSPAAQGYTQNQFSGGFGGPIVRDKLFYFGALQLRRRNDVVSSLANSDALTLERFGVSSDSVSRFTQLLSGAGVQPFGVLADDRLSDNYSGLLRLDYLTDAGHTITLRGDWRMSDTDPNRIGPLSLPQTGGINHSSGLGIMATVTSNFAGRFLNEFKFYVSRDENTGTPFIRIPQGRVQVQSRFDDAQTGIATLTFGGNTGLPQQGKNTGLEATNEVSWVSGGHRFKLGALVSSTAFTQDVTSNRWGTYSFNTLADFEAGVPASYTRTLTPRLREGQGTNINLYLGDTWRVNRAWQLTYGVRGEGSVFGKTPQYNPDVEQKFGYRTDEVPTDLRVSPRVGFTWQIGLPQPRGGAGGQGGGPGGGGFQFKGQPRLTLRGGIGEFRSAPSTSLVASAAGATGLPNNESQLICIGSLVPTPDWGRFVTDPGSIPTSCLDGGNQFVPTARPNVTVFGDDFSASRAWRGSLGASKRYFDRINVSVDLSYARGVAQTGYLDANLNANSQFTMANEGGRPVFVPASTIVPVSGATTMLASRNDPAYGQVLVTRSDLSSESKQATFSVGGFLRRGANFNLSYTLARARDEGSGGGGGGFGGFGGGGGGANFGGPTTAGNPNEREWSRSSFERRHVFTAQMNYPFSLGVELTAFGRLTSGSPFTPMVGGDINGDGSRNDRAFLFNPATTSDPAVAAGMTRLLGAVPASVRSCLTSQLGGVAQRNSCFGMWQPSLDLQLNWRPNLLGLNRRLAVSFMTVNFLGGLDELLHGANGLRGWGQFRGQDNTLLYVRGFDAATNNYKYEVNERFGATRNGANGIQVPFQIGIQARYTLGPDRMRDMINGMIRGGGGGGRPGFGGGPNAATPGTNAAGGPGGGAGGFGGMNFNPASQIIQLKDSLGLSAEQVAKLQPIADSVTRRNTVLSEEFQKMQRDAGANPDMGALMGRMQPRFQAMQRENEATMKAIEAILTPEQWAKVPPPVRNGGRQARPRG; from the coding sequence ATGCGTCCCCTACGACCTTTCGTGCGCGCGGTTCTGCTCGGCCTCGGTGCCGCGACACTTCCGAGCATGGCGCTGGCCCAGATCGGGGCCACGACGGACATCATCACCGGCGTTGTCCGGCGTACCGAGGGAAACCTTCCCATCGAGAGCGCGCAGATCGAGGTGACCTCGATCGAGACGACCATCACGCGGAGAGCGCGGACCAACGCGCAGGGCAAGTTCACCGTCCTCTTTCCCGATGGTGGTGGCCAGTATCGGGTGACGGCCAGGGCACTCGGCCTGGCCCCGCAGGTCAAGGGCGTGCAACGCGTGGCCGACGAGGATCGGCTGGTCGTGGACTTCACGCTGACGTCGAACCCCACGGTGTTGAGCGCGGTGAACGTTCAGGCGCGCCAGGACGTTCCGAGGGACAACGATCGGCCGACGCCCGGGTCGCAGGAGCGCACCGTGAACACCGACCAGGCGGCGCGTCTCGCGATCGACGCCAGTGACCTCACGCAGCTCGCCCTGCTGTCGCCTGGGCTCGTTGCCATCGGTGGATCGGATTCCAGTGGCGCTGCGTTTTCGGTGGCGGGCCTGTCCCCGGACGCGAACAACATCACGCTCGACGGCATGTCGTTCGGATCATCGACGGTGCCACAGGAGGCCGTGCGTAGCACCCGAGTGCAGACCTCCAACTTCGACGTGTCACGCGGCCAGTTCTCGGGTGGCCTGATCTCGTCGACGTCGCGCGGCGGGTCCAACCGGATGCAGGGCAACTTCACGTATTCCCTCCGCGACCGCGACCTTGCCGTCGAGGGCGAGGATCCGAGCCCGGCCGCGCAGGGCTACACACAGAACCAGTTCTCGGGCGGGTTTGGCGGCCCGATCGTGCGTGACAAGCTCTTCTACTTTGGCGCGCTGCAGCTTCGCCGCCGGAATGACGTGGTGTCGTCGCTCGCCAACTCCGACGCACTCACCCTCGAGCGCTTTGGCGTCAGTTCGGACTCGGTGTCGCGCTTCACGCAGCTCCTGAGCGGCGCCGGGGTGCAGCCCTTCGGCGTGCTCGCGGACGATCGCCTGTCGGACAACTATTCGGGGCTGCTGCGCCTCGACTACCTCACGGATGCCGGTCACACGATCACGCTGCGCGGCGACTGGCGGATGAGCGACACCGACCCAAACCGGATCGGCCCGCTTTCGCTCCCGCAGACCGGCGGCATCAACCACAGCTCCGGCCTCGGCATCATGGCGACGGTGACGTCGAACTTTGCCGGGCGATTCCTCAACGAGTTCAAGTTCTACGTTTCTCGCGACGAAAACACCGGGACGCCGTTCATCCGCATACCGCAGGGCCGCGTGCAGGTGCAGTCCCGCTTCGACGACGCCCAGACGGGCATCGCGACGCTGACGTTCGGTGGCAACACCGGCCTGCCGCAGCAGGGAAAGAACACCGGACTCGAAGCGACCAACGAAGTGTCGTGGGTCTCTGGCGGCCACCGCTTCAAGCTCGGTGCGCTGGTCAGCAGCACTGCGTTCACGCAGGACGTGACCTCCAACCGGTGGGGGACCTACTCGTTCAACACGCTGGCGGACTTCGAGGCGGGCGTGCCGGCGAGCTACACGCGCACGCTGACGCCGCGTCTGCGCGAGGGCCAGGGCACGAACATCAACCTGTACCTCGGCGACACGTGGCGCGTGAACCGCGCGTGGCAGCTCACGTATGGCGTTCGTGGTGAGGGATCGGTCTTTGGCAAGACGCCGCAATACAACCCGGACGTGGAGCAGAAGTTCGGCTATCGCACTGACGAGGTGCCGACCGACCTTCGCGTCAGCCCTCGCGTCGGATTCACGTGGCAAATCGGATTGCCTCAGCCGCGCGGGGGCGCCGGTGGCCAGGGCGGCGGGCCGGGCGGCGGTGGGTTCCAGTTCAAGGGTCAGCCGCGCCTCACGCTGCGTGGCGGCATCGGCGAGTTCCGGTCGGCGCCATCGACCAGTCTGGTGGCGAGCGCCGCCGGAGCGACCGGCCTGCCCAACAACGAGTCGCAGCTCATCTGCATCGGATCGTTGGTCCCGACGCCGGACTGGGGCCGCTTTGTCACGGATCCGGGCAGCATTCCGACGTCATGCCTCGACGGCGGCAACCAGTTCGTCCCGACGGCGCGGCCCAACGTCACCGTCTTCGGCGACGACTTCTCGGCGTCCCGCGCCTGGCGCGGCTCGCTCGGAGCCAGCAAGCGGTACTTCGATCGCATCAACGTGAGCGTCGATCTCTCGTACGCCCGCGGTGTCGCGCAGACCGGCTACCTCGACGCGAACCTCAACGCGAACTCGCAGTTCACGATGGCGAACGAAGGGGGGCGGCCGGTGTTCGTGCCGGCATCGACGATCGTCCCGGTTTCCGGCGCGACCACGATGCTCGCCTCCCGCAACGATCCGGCGTACGGCCAGGTGCTGGTGACGCGCTCGGACCTGTCCAGCGAGTCGAAGCAGGCGACCTTCTCGGTCGGTGGCTTTCTGCGCCGGGGCGCGAACTTCAACCTGTCGTATACGCTGGCGCGGGCGCGCGACGAGGGTTCGGGCGGCGGCGGCGGTGGCTTCGGCGGGTTTGGTGGCGGTGGCGGCGGCGCTAACTTCGGCGGACCCACCACGGCCGGCAACCCCAACGAGCGCGAATGGTCGCGGTCGAGCTTCGAGCGCCGGCACGTCTTCACGGCGCAGATGAACTATCCGTTCAGTCTGGGCGTTGAGCTCACGGCGTTCGGTCGGCTCACCTCGGGCTCGCCATTCACGCCCATGGTGGGCGGCGACATCAACGGCGACGGCTCGCGCAACGACCGTGCGTTCCTGTTCAACCCGGCGACGACGAGCGATCCGGCGGTGGCGGCCGGCATGACGCGACTCCTCGGCGCCGTCCCGGCCTCGGTGCGCAGCTGCCTGACGAGTCAGCTCGGCGGCGTCGCGCAACGCAACAGCTGCTTCGGCATGTGGCAACCCTCGCTCGACCTGCAGCTCAACTGGCGCCCCAACCTGCTCGGTCTCAATCGCCGGCTCGCCGTATCGTTCATGACGGTGAACTTCCTTGGCGGCCTCGACGAACTGCTGCACGGCGCCAATGGTCTCCGCGGGTGGGGGCAGTTCCGCGGACAGGACAACACGCTGCTCTACGTGCGTGGATTCGACGCTGCGACGAACAACTACAAGTACGAGGTCAACGAGCGCTTCGGCGCGACGCGCAACGGCGCCAACGGAATCCAGGTGCCGTTCCAGATCGGCATCCAGGCGCGCTACACGCTCGGTCCCGATCGCATGCGCGACATGATCAACGGCATGATCCGCGGTGGTGGCGGCGGTGGTCGTCCGGGCTTTGGTGGCGGCCCGAACGCGGCCACGCCGGGGACGAACGCAGCCGGCGGCCCCGGTGGCGGTGCCGGCGGGTTCGGCGGGATGAACTTCAACCCGGCCAGTCAGATCATCCAGCTCAAGGATTCGCTCGGACTCTCCGCTGAGCAGGTGGCGAAGCTGCAGCCCATCGCGGACTCCGTGACCAGGCGCAACACGGTGCTCAGCGAAGAGTTTCAGAAGATGCAGCGCGACGCCGGCGCCAATCCCGACATGGGTGCGCTGATGGGTCGCATGCAGCCGCGCTTCCAGGCGATGCAGAGGGAGAACGAAGCCACCATGAAGGCGATCGAGGCGATCCTCACGCCCGAGCAGTGGGCCAAGGTGCCGCCGCCCGTGCGCAACGGCGGGCGGCAGGCTCGGCCCAGAGGATAG